A single region of the Brachypodium distachyon strain Bd21 chromosome 3, Brachypodium_distachyon_v3.0, whole genome shotgun sequence genome encodes:
- the LOC100844292 gene encoding GATA transcription factor 2, producing MASEWEIAMGVELGMGMGAYNTTSSAGAAAPMGHHAGGGYHFYGMQPMGAADPSMRVDELLDLSSAGAGAHDFFPAAAADNGHYHYHHLGPGVGEPSAATTPSATSSDHQTSMLSFADEFYIPSEEAAELEWLSKFVDDSYSDMPNYSSAAHAAMAKAAAAASNSPAGQHGSCITAAAPPGRGARSKRSRASAAAAAAWHSLMPRPPSQSSPSSSSCSSSDIPASSNKPARPNNSNGSRGKKQGPPVADQSVGLVEGGVRRCTHCASEKTPQWRTGPLGPKTLCNACGVRFKSGRLVPEYRPAASPTFLLTQHSNSHRKVMELRRQKEIVLIRGSHPSVPTGPAGAATVKPELLFRDYGIC from the exons ATGGCGTCGGAGTGGGAAATTGCCATGGGCGTGGAGCTCGGCATGGGAATGGGCGCGTACAACACCAcctccagcgccggcgccgctgcacCGATGGGCCACCACGCGGGCGGCGGCTACCATTTCTACGGGATGCAGCCGatgggcgccgccgacccTTCCATGCGCGTGGACGAGCTCCTCGACCtctccagcgccggcgccggcgcgcacgacttcttccccgccgccgccgcggacaaCGGGCACTACCACTACCACCACCTCGGccccggcgtcggcgagcCGTCGGCGGCCACTACTCCGTCCGCCACGTCGTCGGATCACCAGACGTCCATGCTCTCCTTCGCCGACGAGTTCTACATACCC AGCGAGGAGGCCGCGGAGCTGGAGTGGCTATCCAAGTTCGTGGACGACTCCTACTCCGACATGCCGAATTACTCCTCGGCCGCACACGCGGCAATGGCGAAGGCTGCTGCCGCGGCCAGTAACAGCCCGGCTGGTCAGCATGGCAGCTGCATCACAGCGGCGGCTCCGCCGGGCCGCGGCGCGCGGAGCAAGCGGTCCCGTGcgagcgccgcggccgccgccgcgtggcACTCCCTGATGCCGCGCCCGCCTTCGCAGtcatcgccttcctcctcgtcctgcTCGTCGTCCGACATCCCGGCGTCCTCGAACaagccggcccggcccaacaACAGCAACGGCAGCCGCGGCAAGAAGCAGGGCCCCCCCGTGGCGGACCAGTCCGTGGGCCTGGTGGAGGGAGGCGTGAGGCGGTGCACGCACTGCGCGTCGGAGAAAACGCCGCAGTGGCGGACGGGCCCGCTGGGGCCCAAGACGCTGTGCAATGCCTGCGGGGTACGGTTCAAGTCGGGCCGGCTGGTGCCCGAGTaccggccggcggccagcCCGACGTTCCTGCTCACGCAGCACTCCAACTCGCACCGCAAGGTCATGGAGCTCCGCCGGCAGAAGGAGATCGTCCTCATCCGCGGCAGCCACCCCTCGGTGCCGACGGGGCCCGCCGGGGCGGCGACCGTGAAGCCGGAGCTCCTCTTCCGTGACTACGGCATCTGTTAA